A segment of the Sphingomicrobium flavum genome:
CCATCAGCGCGACCGCGAAAATCAGGCCGACGATGAGGATGCCGGGATGTTCGCGCGATGCGCCCGCCACGGCGAGCACATTGTCGAGGCTCATCGACACGTCGGCGACGGCGACCGCCCAGGCGGCGCCATAGAAGCTCTTGGCAGACTTGATGCCGCTGCTCTCATCACCCTCGATTTCGGGGCTACCGGCGCTTTCCCCCGTGTGGTGCAGTTCGCGCCACATCTTCCAGGCCACCCAGACCAGCAGGATGCCGCCGATGAAGATCAGGCCAACAATGGCCATCAGCTGGGTGACGACGAGCGCGAAGGCGACGCGCAGGACCAGGGCGGCCATGACGCCAATAATGATGACCTTGCGGCGCTGTTCCGGGGGCAGGCCAGCGGCCAGCGCGCCGACGACGATCGCATTGTCGCCCGCCAACACCAGATCGATCGCCAGCACCTGGAGGAAGATGAAGAACTTCTCCGGATTGGTAATGTCGGAGAAATCCTTGACGATGGCGTCCCACATCTCGGCGGGGCCGCCCAGCGACAGCGTATCGGCCGAAGCCGCAGCCAGCAGCGACATCAATGTATCGATCATGAAACCCCCAATGTTTCAGTCAGTTCGCCGTTCCGGCCTACTGATTCATGCTCGCAAAGAAATCCTCGTTCGACTTGGCGTCCTTCATCTTGTCGAGCAGGAACTGCATCGCGTCGATGGTGCCCATCTGCATCAGGATGCGGCGCAGCACCCACATCTTGGACAGCGTGGCCTGGTCGACCAGCAGCTCTTCCTTGCGGGTGCCGGACTTGCCGACGTCGAGCGAGGGGAAGATGCGCTTGTCGGCGACCTTGCGGTCGAGGACGATTTCGCTGTTACCGGTGCCCTTGAATTCTTCGAAGATGACTTCGTCCATCTTGGAGCCGGTGTCGATCAGCGCGGTCGCGATGATGGAGAGCGAGCCACCTTCCTCAATGTTGCGCGCGGCGCCGAAGAAACGCTTCGGGCGCTGCAGTGCATTGGCATCGACACCGCCGGTCAGCACCTTGCCCGAGGAGGGCACCACGGTGTTGTAGGCGCGGCCGAGGCGGGTGATGGAATCGAGGAGGATGACGACGTCCTTCTTATGCTCGACCAGGCGCTTGGCCTTTTCGATCACCATTTCGGCGACCTGCACGTGGCGCGAGGCGGGTTCATCGAAGGTCGAGGAGACGACTTCGCCCTTCACGCTGCGCTGCATGTCGGTGACTTCTTCGGGACGCTCGTCGATCAGCAGGACAAGCAGGAAGACTTCGGGATGATTGTCGGTGATCGCCTTGGCGATGTTCTGCAGGAGCACCGTCTTACCGGTGCGCGGCGGGGCGACGATCAGCGCGCGCTGGCCCTTGCCCAGGGGCGCGATGATATCGATGACGCGCGCCGACTTGTCCTTCACCGTGGGATCGGAACTGTCGAGGGTCAGCTTCTCATCGGGATAGAGCGGCGTCAGATTGTCGAAGTTGACGCGGTGACGGACCGCCTCGGGCTCGTCAAAATTGACCTGCGTCGCGTTCATTAACGCAAAATAGCGCTCGCCATCCTTGGGGCTGCGGATCTCGCCTTCGACCGTATCGCCGGTGCGCAGACCGAGCTTCTTCACCAGATGCGGGGCGACATAGATATCGTCGGGACCGGCCAGGAAATTGGCTTCGGGCGACCGCAGGAAACCGAACCCGTCATTGAGCACTTCGATCGTGCCCATGCCCATGATCTGCTCGCCCTCATCGGCATGCTCTTTCAGGATCGAGAACATGATGTCCTGCTTGCGCATGGTGGACGCGCCCTCGACGCCAAGATCTTCGGCCATCTTGACCAGCTCGGCGGGGCTTTTCTGTTTGAGTTCCTGAAGGTGCATCATAGCAAATATCTCTTAGGTCTGGGGAAAACCACTGGGCGCTGGCGCAGGACGCGCTGGAGCCATTGGCGGTTGGAATCGCATCGGCAAAAGGAAAAGGCGGGCCGATGCGCCGCTTGGCCTCCAGCTAGGAGCGGGGCGCGGCCAAGTCAATCCGGCTTTGGACGAAATGAGCGGCTAGAAAGGTCGCACGATCACCATGATCACGATCAGCACGGTGAAGATGCCCGGCACCTCGTTCATGAAGCGCAGCGTTCTGCTTTCGAGCGGCCGATCGCCATTGGCGAGCTTCTTGCCATAGGCACTGACCCAGCCCTGATAGCTGGTCAGCAATAGGACCAGCAGCAATTTCACATGAAACCAGCCCTGTGCAAAGGCGCCGACATGCAGGGCCAGCGCAATGCCGAGCGCCCAACTGACCAGCATGGCCGGTGTCAGGATGATGGTGCGGGCACGATCCTCGCGCTCGATCCAGGCACGATCTTCAGCGCTGCCGGGCGTGGTGGCGTGGTGGTGGATATAATAGCGCGGCACGATGAACAGGCCGGCGATCCAGAAAATGATGAAGGTGACATGGGCCGCCTTGGCCCACAGATAGCCAGCACCCAGAAAACCGATCATCTGGTCCATGCGCTAGGCTCCCTTCACCCGGTTGATCATCTGTTCGACATGGGCGATCGGCGTCGTCTTGTCGATGCCATGGCCCAGATTGAAGATGTGGGGGCGGTCCTTCAATGCCGTCTTGATGCGATCGACCGCGGCGTCGAGCTGCGCGCCGCCGGCCAGCAGCGCCATCGGATCGAGATTCCCTTGGACCGGCATACCTTCGGGCAAGGCGGCATGCGCCCATTCGGGATCGAGCGTTTCATCCAGCCCGACGGCATCGACTCCGGTCATCTGCGCATAACGCACCAGCTTGGCGCCCGCGCCCTTGGGAAAACCGATGATCGGCGTGTCGGGGTGGAGCGCCTTCATCGCCTTGACGATACGCGCATTGGGCTCGATCACCCAGCGATCGAACTGCTGGGGCGACAGGCTGCCGGCCCAGCTGTCGAACAGTTGGATGGCGTCGACCCCGGCCTCGATCTGGCCCGACAGATAGGTGATGGTCACTTCCTCGATCCGGCGGATGATGGCGTCAAAATCGTCGGGCCTCGTATAGGCCATGGTGCGCGCGGCGGCCTGGTCGCGGCTGCCTTGCCCGGCCACCATATAGGTCGCCACGGTCCAGGGACTTCCGGCAAAGCCCAGAAAGGTAGTTTCAGGCGCCAAAGCGGCCTTCACCTTGCGCACGGTGCCATAAATGGGCTCGAGGCGCTCCATGACCGGCGCAAGGTCTTCCAGCCGCGATTCAGCAAGCGGGGGCGCGAGCCGCGGGCCTTCACCGGCAACGAAGGTCAGGTCCTGACCGATGGAATGCGGCACGATCAAAATGTCGGAAAAGAGGATGGCGCCATCGAAAGGAAAACGGCGCAGCGGCTGCAGCGTGACTTCGGCAGCGGCATCGGGATCATAGGCCATGTCGAGAAAGCCGCCCTTGCTGGCGCGCAGTTCGCGATATTCGGGCAGATAGCGGCCGGCCTGGCGCATCATCCAACTGGGCGGCGGGTCACGACGTTCGCCCCGCAGGACGGCGAGCAAAGGCTTTTCGGCCACCCT
Coding sequences within it:
- a CDS encoding TerC family protein; the encoded protein is MIDTLMSLLAAASADTLSLGGPAEMWDAIVKDFSDITNPEKFFIFLQVLAIDLVLAGDNAIVVGALAAGLPPEQRRKVIIIGVMAALVLRVAFALVVTQLMAIVGLIFIGGILLVWVAWKMWRELHHTGESAGSPEIEGDESSGIKSAKSFYGAAWAVAVADVSMSLDNVLAVAGASREHPGILIVGLIFAVALMGVAANIIAKYIERYRWIAYVGLAVILYVAGKMIYEGFVDPTVGIGTLFG
- a CDS encoding CopD family protein, whose amino-acid sequence is MDQMIGFLGAGYLWAKAAHVTFIIFWIAGLFIVPRYYIHHHATTPGSAEDRAWIEREDRARTIILTPAMLVSWALGIALALHVGAFAQGWFHVKLLLVLLLTSYQGWVSAYGKKLANGDRPLESRTLRFMNEVPGIFTVLIVIMVIVRPF
- the hemE gene encoding uroporphyrinogen decarboxylase translates to MAEKPLLAVLRGERRDPPPSWMMRQAGRYLPEYRELRASKGGFLDMAYDPDAAAEVTLQPLRRFPFDGAILFSDILIVPHSIGQDLTFVAGEGPRLAPPLAESRLEDLAPVMERLEPIYGTVRKVKAALAPETTFLGFAGSPWTVATYMVAGQGSRDQAAARTMAYTRPDDFDAIIRRIEEVTITYLSGQIEAGVDAIQLFDSWAGSLSPQQFDRWVIEPNARIVKAMKALHPDTPIIGFPKGAGAKLVRYAQMTGVDAVGLDETLDPEWAHAALPEGMPVQGNLDPMALLAGGAQLDAAVDRIKTALKDRPHIFNLGHGIDKTTPIAHVEQMINRVKGA
- the rho gene encoding transcription termination factor Rho is translated as MHLQELKQKSPAELVKMAEDLGVEGASTMRKQDIMFSILKEHADEGEQIMGMGTIEVLNDGFGFLRSPEANFLAGPDDIYVAPHLVKKLGLRTGDTVEGEIRSPKDGERYFALMNATQVNFDEPEAVRHRVNFDNLTPLYPDEKLTLDSSDPTVKDKSARVIDIIAPLGKGQRALIVAPPRTGKTVLLQNIAKAITDNHPEVFLLVLLIDERPEEVTDMQRSVKGEVVSSTFDEPASRHVQVAEMVIEKAKRLVEHKKDVVILLDSITRLGRAYNTVVPSSGKVLTGGVDANALQRPKRFFGAARNIEEGGSLSIIATALIDTGSKMDEVIFEEFKGTGNSEIVLDRKVADKRIFPSLDVGKSGTRKEELLVDQATLSKMWVLRRILMQMGTIDAMQFLLDKMKDAKSNEDFFASMNQ